The nucleotide sequence CGGTGGACCACTCGCCCTCCCGGTCGACCCGGCCCACCGCGGTGAGCCGCTGCTGGGCGGCGGGGGAGAGGTCGGTCAGGTGCAGCCGCACCTCGCGCTGACCGAGCAGCTCGGCGAGGGTGCCGGAGGCGGCGACCCGGCCGCGGTCCAGGACGACGACCCGGTCGCAGACCCGCTCGACCTCACCGATCAGGTGGGAGTTGAGCAGCACCGCGACCCCGCGGGACCGCAGCTCCAGCACGATGTCGCGGACGTCGGCGCGGCCCAGCGGGTCCAGCGCGCTGGTCGGCTCGTCCAGCACCACGAACTCCGGCCGGCCCACCAGGGCGACGGCCAGGCCCAGCCGCTGCTGCATGCCCTTGGAGAAGCCGCCCACCCGGTCGTCGCCGCGGCGGGAGAGGCCCACCAGCGCCAGGCACTCGCGTTGCTCGGCGGCGGGCACCCCGGCGCCGGAGAGCCGGGCGTGCAGGGCCAGCACCTCGGCCGCGGTCAGCCAGGGCTGGTAGCGGAAGAGCTCGGGCAGGTAGCCGACCCGGGCGCGGGCGGCCGGGTCGGCGGACCGCTGCCCGAGCAGCATCGCCTCGCCGGAGTCGGGGCGGACCAGCCCGAGCAGCATCTTGATCACGGTGGTCTTGCCCGCGCCGTTGGGCCCGAGCAGCCCGACGATCTCCCCGCGGCCGACCTGCAGCGAGACGTCCTCCACGGCCAGGTGCTTGCGGTACTGCTTGCGCAGCCCGGTGCACCAGGCCGCCGGTGCCGGGGGCAGGCCCGCCACCAGGTCGGCGGCGTCCTGCACCCCGGCACCGCTGTCCACGGTGCTCATCCTCAGCGCAGGTCCCGGGCGACCGACAGCAGCTCCTCGGTGTCCAGCGAACCGGCCACCGCGGTGACCACGCCGTCGGAGACCCACACCACGGCCGCCATCGCGCCGTCGTTGCCGGTCAGCACCGTGGCCTCCTCGCCGTCGACCTCGGCCGTCGAGCTGGTCGCCAGCTCGGCGGGCACGGGGATCGGGAGGGTCGAGCCGTCGGCGGTGAAGCTCCGCAGCTGCGCGGCGACGTCCTCGGGCAGGCCGGGCAGCGACAGCAGGTGGTCGCGGACGGTCTCGAAGGGGACGCCGGAGGAGTACGCCGACGGGGCGACGGCGCGCCCCACGACGAGCGCGGGGAGCCCGGACTCGGACGACCAGACCTGGGCGACGCCCGGGCCGGCGACCAGCCGCACCGAGCTCCCGTCCAGCCCAGGCGGGGGCGGCGGCAGCACCTCACCGGCCGCGGCGGCGGCCTGGGCGGCGCGGTCGGCCGAGTAGGTGAAGGTGGCGCTGAGCTGTCCGCCCACCGAGATCATCGGCTCGCCGGTGACGCCGCCGGGCAGGTCGGCGACCTCGGGGACGTCCAGCCCGGACTCCTCGGCGGCGGTCGCCGCGTCGGGGACCTCGTGCACCTCCGGGTCGCCGGTGAGCTCGACGTCGCCGTAGGCGCTCAGGTCCGGCAGCGCGACGAGGTCGCTGCTGGTGAGGGTGAGCGGGGCGACCTCCTCGGTGCGGAAGACCTGCAGCCAGTCGTTCGCGGCCGCGGTGCCGGCACCCGCCAGCACGACGCCGAACGCCAGGACGGCGGCGGCCGGTCGCCGGAACCCGCGGGACCGGCCGGGGCGGGCCCGCTCGGGGCGGGCGGTGGACCCGGTAGCGGGTACGGCGGCGGGCAGGGCCGCGGTGAGCCGCCGCCAGCCGGCGTCGACGTCGGTGCTGCCCTCGGTCGCCAGCGCGGCGCCGACGAGGTCGGCGTCCCGGCGGGTGGCGGACAGTGCACTCAGGCACTGCGGGCACCCGGCGACGTGCGCCCGGTCGGGGTCGGAGACGCCGGCCGGCTCGTCGAGCAGGCGGCGCAGCGTGCCTTCAGTCGGATGACGCATGACGGGTCAGCTCCTTGCGCAGTGCGGATTCGGCGCGTCGGACGGTGGTGCCGACGCTGCCGGGGGACATGTCGAGTGCCGCGGCGACCTCGGCGTAGCTGAGGCCGCTGTGCCGGAGCACCAGGGCCACGGCCTGCTTGCGGGGGAGCCCGCCGAGCGCGGCCCGGACGCGGCTGCGGTCCTCGCGGGTGACCACCGTCTCGGCGACGTCAGGGGTGACGACGTCGCCGAGGCGGTGGACGGTCTCCTCCCGGGACGCGCGGCGGCGCCCGGAGCGGATCAGGTTGAGGGCGGTGTGGACGGCGGCGACGGACAACCAGCCGGGCGCCTCCGCGGCCGGCACGGTGGACCGGCCGAAGGCCAGGAAGACCTCCTGGGCGACGTCCTCGGCCTCGTCCCGGGAGCCGAGCACCCGGGCGGCCACCGCCACGACCTGCGGATAGTCGCGCCGGAACACCTCGCCGAGGTCGGACCGCACGGCACCTGCCACCGTCCCGCCCTTCCTCCCGACCCGGGCCGCCGTGCGCCCCGGCACGGGCAGCTGCAGCGCCGCCGGGGGTCCGTACCGAACGAGGTCCATGCCCCTACAGCACCGCCGCGGCCGGAGATGTGACACCCGCTCGCCACGAGCATGCCCGGCTCAGGCGGCGACCCAGCGGATCGGCAGACGCTTGACCCCGCGCTGGAAGCTCGACCGGAGCAGCGCCGGCGGCCCGTCCAGCTCCAGCACGCTGGTGCGCCGCAGCAGTTCGGCGAACAGCGCGCGCATCTGCACCCGGGCCAGCTGGGCGCCGAGGCAGAAGTGCGGCCCGTGGCCGAAGGACAGCTGCGGGTTGGGCGACCGGCGGACGTCGAAGCGGTCGGGCTCGGGGAACACCCGCTCGTCCCGGTTGGCCGAGGTGAAGGAGACGACGACCTTGTCCCCGGCCCGCACCCGGGCGTCGCCGATCGTGACGTCGCGGGTCGCCGTCCGGCGGAAGACCATCACCGGCGTCCACCAGCGCAGCATCTCCTCCACCGCGCCGGGCAGCAGCCCCGGGTCGGCCCGCAGCTGGGCCAGCGCCTCCGGGTGCGAGAGCAGGGCGATGAGGCCGCCGGGCAGCCCGTTGCGCAACGTCTCGTTGCCGGCCACCGCGAACAGCCAGAACATGTTCTCGAACTCCGCGTCGCTGACCGGTGCGTCGTCCCCGCCGGTCTGCGCGAGCAGGATGGACATGACGTCCCGGCCGGGGGCGCGGCGCTTCTCCTCGGCCAGCAGCCGCGCGTAGGCGTAGAGGTCCGGCATGCCGGCGCGGGTGCGCGGGTCGGGCAGCCGCCCGTCGGCGTCCGGTGCCGGGCGCAGCGCCACCGCCTGCCGGGCCATCGCCGTCCCGCTGCGGGCGTCGAAGACGGCGGAGGAGGCGTAGTCGGGGTCCTGCCAGCCGATCACCCGGTTCGACCAGTCGAACATCAGCCAGCGGTCCTCGGTGGGGACGCCGAGCACGTCGGCCAGGGTGACCAAGGGCAGGTCGGCGGCGACGTCCTTGGCGAAGTCGCACCGGCCCTCGCGGCGCCCGGCGACCATCCGGTCGACCAGTGCGGCCGCGGTCGCCTCGATCGAGGCGGTCAGCGCCGCCACCGCGCGCGGGGTGAACGACCGGGTCAGCAGCCGGCGCAGCCGGGAGTGGTCCGGCGGGTCGGTGTTCAGCATCATCCGGCGGACCCAGGCCAGGTCACCGGCGTCGCGGACCTGGGTGGCGCCGAGCCAGGAGGAGAAGGTGGCCGGGTCCGTGAGCACCCGCTCGACCTCGGCGTGCCGGAGGACCAGCCAGAGACCGGGGCCGTCCGGTTCGTCGACCCAGGTGACCGGGCCCGCGGCGCGCAGCCGGGCCAGCTCCGCCAGCGGTGGGCCGGTCTCGTAGGTCGCGGGGTCCAGGACGGCGGCGGTGTCCGCGGCCGGCGCCGGGGTCACAGGTCGTCCAGGAAGCGCTCCACGGTGCTCAGCAGCGCCACGGGCGTCTCGTACATCGCGTAGTGGCCGGCGTTGGGCAGCACCTCCAGCGAGGCGTTGGGGTAGTGCTGCAGGAACGTCTGCTCCATGACCGCGGCGCTCAGCGCCGGGTCGTGCTCGCCCACCACGACCCGGACCGGGACCGGGTGGCCCTGCACCTCGGCGGAGAAGTCGGTGCCCGCCCAGGCGTCCAGGTACGCCCGGAAGGCCGCGGGGTCGGACTGGTCGAGGGAGAACTGCACCATGCGCTCCAGCCAGGTGCGGCTCAGCCGGCCACCGGTGGTGAGGTCGAGGATGGCGTACCGGTTGCCCCGGTCCTCGGCGGCGCCGCGGAACAGCGGCCCGGACTGCTCGTCGAACGGGACGCCGGTGGCGGGCACCGGGCTCACGCCGAGCAGCCCGTCGACCCGGCCGCCGGCGTCGAGGAGCACGCGCTGCATCGCGCTGCCGCCCATCGAGTGCCCGACCACGGCGAAGGAGGACCAGCCCTGGGCGTCGACGGCGGCGAGGGCGTCGGCGGAGATCTCGGCGAGGCTGTACTCGCCGGCCTCGCCGCGCCGGGCGCCGTAGCCGCGGTAGTCGAGGAACAGCCAGCTGTACCGGTCGCCGTCGACCAGGTCGGGGAGGTGGCCCCAGCCGGTCGCGGAGCCGAACCAGCCGTGCAGGGCCAGGACCTTGCGCGGGCCGGTGCCGATCACGAGGGGTGCGTTCGCCATCCCGGGAGTGTCGTGGGCCACATCCGGGGAGGCAAGAGGCCCGTCAGCCCCGCCGCCGGAGCTCCAGCGACAGCCAGCCGGCGAGGGCGAGCGGCACGGCGAGGAAGCCGGTCATCGCCGGGACCGTGCCGAACGTCGAGCCCAGCCAGGCCAGCAGCAGCGGGGTGCCGAAGCCGGCGTAGGCGAAGGCGTAGAAGGCGCTGTTCATCGCGCCCCGGGCGTGCGGGGGTGCCAGCTGGGCGGTGAGGGTCAGCCCGGCGGTGAGGCAGAGGCCGCCCGCCCCGCCGAGCAGCGCCGCCGCGGGCAGCAGCAGCGCCTCGGACTCCCCGACGATCGCCGCGATGCCGAGCGAGTGCCCGACCCCGGCGAGCACCATGCCCAGCGGTGCGGCACCCCGCGGCGAGCGCCGGCCCAGCCGGGCGGCGACCGCGCTCGCGCCCAGCGCCAGCCCGGCGACCAGCCCGGCGTAGGCGACGCCGACCCCGTCGGGGACCACCAGCAGCGGCAGCAGGGTCGCGGCGATGGTCGGGAAGGCGAACACCCCGACGGCGGTGGGGGCCAGCACCGCCCAGAACGGCCGGCGGGCCTCCGGGGGCAGGCCCAGCGTCATCAGCTTGCCGCCCTGGCGTGCCTGCACCGTCTCCGGCACGGTGGCCAGCGCGCCGAGCCCGATGACCAGGACGGCGACGTGCACCAGGTAGGGCAGCGTGGTCGGGGCCGGGCCGTACTGGGCGAGCAGCCCGCTCATCGCCGGTGCCACGGCGAAGCCCAGCGACGTCGACACCGCGCCCCGGGTGGCCGCCGACTGCTGGCCGTCCGGGCCGGCGAGTTCCTGCAGCCAGGCGTTGGCCACCGAGAACACCACCCCGGAGACGACGCCCTGCAGCAGCCGCCCGGCGTAGAGCAGCGGCAGGTGGTCGACGGCGGGCAGGAACAGCAGCGAGACCAGGCCGGCGAGGACGGCGAACGGCAGGACCAGGGCCCGCCGGCCGAACCGGTCCGAGGCCGGCCCGGACAGCGTCAGCG is from Modestobacter marinus and encodes:
- a CDS encoding sigma-70 family RNA polymerase sigma factor — translated: MDLVRYGPPAALQLPVPGRTAARVGRKGGTVAGAVRSDLGEVFRRDYPQVVAVAARVLGSRDEAEDVAQEVFLAFGRSTVPAAEAPGWLSVAAVHTALNLIRSGRRRASREETVHRLGDVVTPDVAETVVTREDRSRVRAALGGLPRKQAVALVLRHSGLSYAEVAAALDMSPGSVGTTVRRAESALRKELTRHASSD
- a CDS encoding alpha/beta fold hydrolase encodes the protein MANAPLVIGTGPRKVLALHGWFGSATGWGHLPDLVDGDRYSWLFLDYRGYGARRGEAGEYSLAEISADALAAVDAQGWSSFAVVGHSMGGSAMQRVLLDAGGRVDGLLGVSPVPATGVPFDEQSGPLFRGAAEDRGNRYAILDLTTGGRLSRTWLERMVQFSLDQSDPAAFRAYLDAWAGTDFSAEVQGHPVPVRVVVGEHDPALSAAVMEQTFLQHYPNASLEVLPNAGHYAMYETPVALLSTVERFLDDL
- a CDS encoding cytochrome P450, whose translation is MTPAPAADTAAVLDPATYETGPPLAELARLRAAGPVTWVDEPDGPGLWLVLRHAEVERVLTDPATFSSWLGATQVRDAGDLAWVRRMMLNTDPPDHSRLRRLLTRSFTPRAVAALTASIEATAAALVDRMVAGRREGRCDFAKDVAADLPLVTLADVLGVPTEDRWLMFDWSNRVIGWQDPDYASSAVFDARSGTAMARQAVALRPAPDADGRLPDPRTRAGMPDLYAYARLLAEEKRRAPGRDVMSILLAQTGGDDAPVSDAEFENMFWLFAVAGNETLRNGLPGGLIALLSHPEALAQLRADPGLLPGAVEEMLRWWTPVMVFRRTATRDVTIGDARVRAGDKVVVSFTSANRDERVFPEPDRFDVRRSPNPQLSFGHGPHFCLGAQLARVQMRALFAELLRRTSVLELDGPPALLRSSFQRGVKRLPIRWVAA
- a CDS encoding ABC transporter ATP-binding protein, with protein sequence MSTVDSGAGVQDAADLVAGLPPAPAAWCTGLRKQYRKHLAVEDVSLQVGRGEIVGLLGPNGAGKTTVIKMLLGLVRPDSGEAMLLGQRSADPAARARVGYLPELFRYQPWLTAAEVLALHARLSGAGVPAAEQRECLALVGLSRRGDDRVGGFSKGMQQRLGLAVALVGRPEFVVLDEPTSALDPLGRADVRDIVLELRSRGVAVLLNSHLIGEVERVCDRVVVLDRGRVAASGTLAELLGQREVRLHLTDLSPAAQQRLTAVGRVDREGEWSTVALSADDDGTAVPDLVRDLVALGVRVHAVEPVRISLEERLLGILRDGAATRAAGPS
- a CDS encoding MFS transporter; this encodes MSADTLQRDPVRRRLDALTFGLFTVALGTNIPTPLLLVYRRTLGLSDADVTAVFGCYALGLIAALTLSGPASDRFGRRALVLPFAVLAGLVSLLFLPAVDHLPLLYAGRLLQGVVSGVVFSVANAWLQELAGPDGQQSAATRGAVSTSLGFAVAPAMSGLLAQYGPAPTTLPYLVHVAVLVIGLGALATVPETVQARQGGKLMTLGLPPEARRPFWAVLAPTAVGVFAFPTIAATLLPLLVVPDGVGVAYAGLVAGLALGASAVAARLGRRSPRGAAPLGMVLAGVGHSLGIAAIVGESEALLLPAAALLGGAGGLCLTAGLTLTAQLAPPHARGAMNSAFYAFAYAGFGTPLLLAWLGSTFGTVPAMTGFLAVPLALAGWLSLELRRRG